One region of Marivirga arenosa genomic DNA includes:
- a CDS encoding CTP synthase — MASRKNTKFIFVTGGVTSSLGKGIIAASLAKLLQARGFSVTIQKLDPYINVDPGTLNPYEHGECFVTEDGAETDLDLGHYERFLNINTSQENNVTTGRIYYNVITKEREGAYLGKTVQVIPHITDEIKRNIYSVAEKNDYDIVITEIGGCVGDIESLPFIEAVRQVKWDVGPNNFLVINLTLIPYLSAAGELKTKPTQHAVKQLLESGIQPDILVCRTEHKLPQEIRKKLALFCNVNINSVIEAMDADSIYDVPLLMRKEKLDERVLAKLKLSHKLEPELTQWKNFLGKLKNPISEISIALVGKYIELPDAYKSITEAFIHAGAENETKVNVKWIHSEEINEENVASILKGVHGVLVAPGFGERGIEGKIQTIKYCREEKLPFFGICLGMQCAVVEFARNVLGLKDASSTEIDEKTKNPIIDLMEEQHSITQKGGTMRLGSYECEIKKNTKAYQAYGKTKITERHRHRYEFNNRYLQEIEAAGMIATGKNPKRNLVEIVEIPDHPWFVGTQFHPELKSTVLNPHPLFVRFVKASLEHKILSESNN, encoded by the coding sequence ATGGCATCTCGAAAAAATACTAAATTCATCTTTGTTACTGGCGGTGTAACTTCCTCTTTAGGTAAAGGAATTATTGCAGCCTCTTTAGCTAAATTACTTCAAGCAAGGGGGTTTTCAGTTACCATCCAAAAACTAGATCCTTATATAAATGTTGATCCAGGCACATTAAATCCTTATGAGCATGGAGAATGTTTTGTTACAGAAGATGGTGCTGAAACTGATTTAGATTTAGGACACTATGAACGTTTCTTAAACATTAATACCTCTCAAGAAAACAATGTAACGACCGGTAGAATTTATTATAATGTAATTACCAAAGAAAGAGAAGGCGCTTACTTAGGAAAAACTGTACAGGTTATTCCACACATTACGGACGAGATAAAAAGAAATATATATTCAGTAGCCGAGAAAAATGATTATGATATTGTAATCACTGAAATAGGTGGTTGTGTAGGGGATATCGAATCACTACCTTTTATTGAAGCCGTAAGACAAGTAAAATGGGATGTTGGACCTAACAATTTTCTAGTTATCAATCTTACCTTAATTCCCTATTTAAGTGCTGCTGGCGAATTAAAAACTAAACCGACACAACATGCTGTAAAGCAGTTATTAGAGTCAGGTATCCAACCTGATATTTTAGTATGCCGAACTGAACATAAGTTACCTCAAGAAATTAGAAAGAAATTAGCTTTATTCTGTAACGTAAATATTAATTCTGTTATAGAAGCGATGGATGCTGATTCAATCTATGATGTTCCTTTACTAATGAGAAAAGAAAAACTTGATGAAAGGGTTTTAGCTAAATTAAAGCTTTCTCATAAACTGGAACCAGAATTAACACAATGGAAAAATTTCCTTGGTAAATTAAAGAATCCAATATCTGAAATCAGTATTGCATTAGTGGGTAAGTATATAGAACTACCTGATGCCTATAAATCAATTACTGAAGCTTTCATACATGCGGGAGCAGAAAATGAGACTAAAGTAAATGTAAAATGGATTCACTCGGAAGAAATCAATGAAGAAAATGTAGCCTCAATTTTGAAAGGCGTTCATGGTGTATTAGTAGCTCCAGGCTTTGGTGAAAGAGGAATTGAAGGGAAAATTCAAACCATTAAATATTGTAGAGAAGAGAAATTACCATTCTTTGGTATTTGTTTAGGAATGCAGTGTGCGGTTGTTGAATTTGCTAGAAATGTATTAGGCCTGAAAGATGCCTCTTCTACTGAGATTGATGAGAAAACAAAAAATCCAATTATTGATTTAATGGAAGAACAGCATAGCATTACTCAAAAAGGAGGTACTATGCGACTTGGTTCTTACGAATGTGAAATCAAAAAGAATACAAAAGCCTATCAAGCTTACGGAAAAACAAAAATTACTGAACGACATAGGCACAGATACGAATTTAATAATAGATATTTGCAGGAAATTGAAGCTGCGGGAATGATTGCCACAGGTAAAAACCCAAAAAGAAATTTAGTGGAAATTGTAGAAATACCAGATCATCCATGGTTTGTAGGAACACAATTTCATCCTGAGCTTAAGAGTACTGTATTAAATCCACATCCATTATTTGTGCGATTTGTAAAAGCTAGTTTAGAACATAAAATATTATCAGAATCGAATAATTAA
- a CDS encoding glycosyltransferase — translation MSLLGIAFIFSFLIQLYFQSKYFIPFIFHESDHDFNKPSKKPVSVIICAHNELKNLKTNLISFLNQHYEDYEVILVNDRSKDGTKEWLNKVQLQNRKLKVIDIDKVPNHFNPKKYAITIGVKEANNEILLLSDADCKPSSSNWIDRMSSLFTNKIDIVLGVSLYHKSSGFLSQFINFETLQTALLYLSFAYKNSPYMGVGRNIGYRKSFFLKTNGFDGFQEIMGGDDDLWVNKNANKDNTEICISPDAITFSTPKSNWKEYLNQKKRHLSVGKYYKNKDKFKLGLFHFSQTLIWILLIFSLILGSRTEFLILSLTFLLRLIGQYVVFYKLSINFGILFRHYFLPITEFFFVGFYWIWGVYASLTKHHKWK, via the coding sequence ATGAGCTTACTAGGTATTGCATTTATTTTCTCATTTCTGATTCAATTATACTTTCAGTCAAAATACTTTATACCTTTTATTTTTCATGAGTCAGATCATGATTTCAATAAGCCATCAAAAAAGCCCGTATCTGTAATAATCTGTGCTCATAATGAGTTAAAAAACCTGAAAACCAATTTAATCTCCTTTTTAAACCAACATTATGAGGATTATGAAGTTATTTTAGTGAATGATCGTTCAAAAGATGGCACAAAAGAGTGGTTAAATAAGGTTCAATTACAAAACCGAAAACTTAAAGTTATTGATATAGACAAAGTACCAAATCATTTTAATCCTAAAAAATATGCAATCACAATTGGCGTAAAAGAAGCAAATAATGAAATTTTGCTATTGAGTGATGCTGATTGTAAGCCATCTTCTTCAAATTGGATTGACAGAATGTCATCTTTATTTACAAATAAAATAGATATCGTTTTAGGCGTTTCATTATACCATAAGAGTTCTGGCTTTTTAAGTCAATTTATAAATTTTGAAACGCTTCAAACTGCTTTATTATATTTATCATTTGCCTATAAAAATTCTCCCTATATGGGGGTGGGAAGAAATATTGGGTATAGAAAATCATTTTTCCTAAAAACAAATGGATTTGATGGTTTCCAAGAAATAATGGGGGGAGATGATGATTTATGGGTTAATAAAAATGCGAATAAAGATAATACTGAAATTTGCATTTCGCCTGATGCGATTACTTTTTCAACTCCCAAATCGAACTGGAAGGAATATTTAAATCAGAAGAAAAGACATTTATCGGTAGGGAAATATTATAAAAATAAAGACAAGTTTAAACTCGGACTATTTCATTTTAGCCAAACATTAATATGGATTTTATTAATATTTAGTTTAATCTTGGGAAGTCGTACTGAATTTTTAATTTTAAGTTTAACTTTTTTACTAAGGTTGATAGGACAATATGTCGTGTTTTACAAGCTTAGCATTAATTTTGGAATACTTTTTAGGCATTACTTTTTACCTATCACAGAATTCTTTTTTGTAGGGTTTTATTGGATATGGGGAGTATATGCTTCACTAACTAAGCATCATAAATGGAAATAA
- a CDS encoding RNA polymerase sigma factor — MEINKNRNFSEKALKDFRLIDQAVIAKDQMAYAELMKRYKKPVYHMVLKMVRNVDDAEDLTIEAFSKAFKSLHRFKKDYTFSTWLFRIATNNAIDFIRKKKLRTISIHSSYKDDNGDAVEIDVEDKGNLTPQDKAIKEQRIELMRMFVDKLPAKYQRLVKLRYFQELSYEEIATELEAPLGTIKAQLHRSRELMRELIEGKENRF; from the coding sequence ATGGAAATAAATAAAAATAGAAATTTCTCAGAGAAGGCGTTAAAAGATTTCAGACTAATAGATCAAGCAGTAATTGCCAAAGACCAAATGGCCTATGCTGAGTTAATGAAAAGATATAAAAAACCAGTTTATCACATGGTTTTAAAAATGGTTCGTAATGTTGATGATGCAGAGGACCTTACTATAGAAGCTTTTTCAAAAGCTTTCAAAAGTTTACATAGATTTAAAAAAGATTATACATTTAGTACCTGGCTTTTCAGAATTGCCACCAATAATGCTATTGATTTTATTAGAAAAAAGAAATTAAGAACCATTAGCATTCATTCGTCTTATAAAGATGATAATGGTGATGCTGTAGAGATTGATGTAGAAGATAAAGGAAATTTAACCCCTCAAGATAAAGCTATTAAAGAACAGCGAATTGAATTAATGAGAATGTTCGTTGATAAACTTCCTGCAAAATATCAGCGATTAGTGAAGCTAAGATATTTTCAAGAACTATCTTATGAGGAAATTGCAACTGAATTAGAAGCCCCTTTAGGAACTATAAAAGCACAATTACATAGATCCAGAGAATTAATGAGAGAATTAATTGAAGGAAAAGAGAATAGATTCTAA
- a CDS encoding ligand-binding sensor domain-containing protein, whose translation MIKYLFTALFIFMQFILLAQDVSIEFRHHDKASGLDQPFPYSIIQDNSGFIWIGGENGLWRYSGSEYKHYHHIISDPNSLVYDFVWKLFEDSKGNIWACTYGGGLSKYNPKLDQFSNYAHITGDSNSLSDNKVRGIAEDSVGNIWIGTNEGLDKLNPETGKFQHFGLQDGLADLTVRTIKLSKDNSQLFIATGNGVNLLDLQTEKFKTIGKENDSIPGLRYTYVYDLLEYDGQLWVGTGGGLEIIDLQSFKVRHISANPENGEGLSHNVCFSIYKSPKNSDIIWFGTMNGINYYNKKKERFFWVEAHQKDVDNIGGNSIYNVFEDNLGGIWAAVNNGGVYQSHPSFNKFKYHNFLPANTDKYLNRYTSYIQHSNDELLITSYSGLIVWNQKDNSHQIFKMNNGDQGSVNRMSQITRYNENEYLISVWGNFIYHWDHHKRKLTKLRNDSGDSNLNFNLRIYVDHNKTIWLGNSLKGLYQYDLEKQKLNPYFVSDLSNLENSGDEYIKYITEDNNKRLWVGTADGLHLLKDGVFEKFSPSRKKGDLSNGNINHIANSSKNGLWISTELGLNFFSFTTNTFTSYYKKDGLPSNVISGALEDDNGNLWVATASGLAKMNNEKQFSIYDGSDGLREEYFIFGSAFKSEDNHLYFGTSREIVHFNPDELEYNKMPPKPYFDQLSINNSVVNMASRPDLLNSTLSESSLLSFQPTDLLLNFNFDALNLINGQKNKYSLKMEGLDTEWRSPSLKKNVSFSNLPAGDYKLRLIAVNDENIWSKEEASLAITVLPYWYESWWFRTILAFSLILIIGLIIQWRFNIIKSTNRKLEGLVKNRTEEVLAQKEEIESQNDKLLSRNNRIELLLRELNHRIKNNLQLVSSILNLHSRSTDNIDAKMALTEGKLRMQALSLLHQKLYMTEKYTEVNCKDYIKELLDYLSIAFKSNYSNVEFILDIDDFKLNLDQAVPLGLILNELVTNSLKHSGKEELKIELLAKTNADKIMINLKDNGDGITQEQFEQSSSFGISMIKSLVDQIDGRLSVGCKDGPHFKLEFISKEND comes from the coding sequence ATGATTAAGTACCTTTTTACTGCTCTTTTTATATTTATGCAGTTTATACTTCTGGCTCAGGATGTTTCCATAGAATTCAGACATCATGATAAAGCTTCAGGTTTGGATCAACCTTTTCCTTACAGCATTATTCAAGACAATAGTGGTTTCATCTGGATTGGAGGAGAAAATGGACTTTGGAGATACAGCGGAAGTGAATATAAACATTACCATCATATAATATCTGATCCAAACTCATTGGTGTATGATTTTGTATGGAAATTGTTCGAGGATAGTAAGGGTAATATTTGGGCTTGTACTTACGGTGGTGGTCTATCAAAATATAATCCTAAACTGGATCAATTTTCAAACTACGCTCATATTACTGGAGATTCCAATTCTTTAAGTGATAACAAAGTTAGAGGGATAGCTGAAGATTCGGTTGGAAATATATGGATTGGAACTAATGAAGGACTTGACAAACTGAATCCCGAAACTGGGAAATTTCAACACTTCGGACTTCAAGATGGACTGGCTGATTTAACAGTAAGGACTATCAAGCTCTCAAAGGATAACTCACAACTATTTATTGCAACTGGAAATGGTGTAAACCTACTTGATCTCCAAACTGAAAAATTTAAAACCATAGGAAAGGAAAACGATAGTATACCTGGTTTGAGGTATACCTATGTTTACGATTTACTTGAATATGATGGTCAACTATGGGTTGGTACTGGTGGAGGATTAGAAATAATTGATCTACAATCATTCAAAGTAAGACATATTTCAGCTAATCCTGAAAATGGTGAAGGCCTGAGTCATAATGTATGCTTTTCAATATATAAAAGTCCCAAAAACTCTGATATCATATGGTTTGGAACCATGAATGGAATTAACTATTACAATAAAAAGAAAGAACGATTTTTTTGGGTAGAAGCGCATCAAAAGGATGTGGACAATATAGGTGGAAATAGCATTTATAATGTTTTTGAAGATAATTTGGGTGGGATTTGGGCCGCTGTAAATAATGGAGGAGTATATCAATCGCATCCTTCATTCAATAAATTTAAGTATCATAATTTTCTTCCCGCTAATACTGATAAATACCTTAATAGATATACTAGCTACATCCAACATAGTAATGACGAATTACTCATAACTTCTTATTCTGGCCTAATCGTATGGAATCAAAAAGACAATTCTCATCAAATCTTTAAAATGAATAATGGTGACCAAGGTAGTGTAAATAGAATGTCTCAAATCACTCGATATAATGAAAATGAGTATCTAATATCCGTTTGGGGTAATTTCATTTACCATTGGGATCATCATAAAAGGAAACTTACTAAGCTTAGAAACGATTCTGGAGACTCAAATTTAAATTTCAATTTAAGAATTTATGTAGATCATAATAAAACCATTTGGTTGGGTAATAGCCTCAAAGGATTATATCAATACGATCTAGAAAAGCAAAAATTAAACCCTTACTTCGTAAGCGATTTATCAAATCTTGAAAATAGTGGTGATGAATATATTAAATATATAACAGAAGATAATAATAAAAGGTTATGGGTTGGCACTGCTGATGGTCTTCACTTATTAAAGGATGGCGTGTTTGAGAAATTTTCACCTTCCAGAAAAAAAGGAGATTTAAGCAATGGAAATATTAACCATATTGCTAATAGTTCTAAAAATGGCTTATGGATCAGCACTGAATTAGGATTAAATTTTTTCAGTTTTACAACTAATACTTTTACCAGCTACTATAAAAAAGATGGTCTCCCATCCAATGTTATTAGTGGAGCATTAGAAGATGATAATGGAAATCTTTGGGTAGCAACAGCCTCTGGGCTTGCTAAAATGAATAATGAAAAGCAATTTTCTATATATGATGGTAGTGATGGTTTAAGAGAAGAATATTTCATTTTTGGTTCTGCATTTAAAAGTGAGGATAATCATTTATACTTCGGAACTTCAAGAGAGATTGTGCATTTTAATCCTGATGAATTAGAATATAATAAAATGCCACCCAAGCCATATTTTGATCAATTATCTATTAATAATTCAGTTGTGAACATGGCAAGTAGACCTGATTTATTGAATTCTACTTTATCAGAATCTAGTTTATTAAGCTTTCAGCCCACCGATCTCTTACTAAATTTCAACTTCGATGCCTTAAATCTTATAAACGGCCAAAAAAATAAATATTCTCTAAAAATGGAAGGCTTAGACACTGAATGGCGGTCTCCATCTCTTAAGAAAAATGTAAGTTTCAGTAATTTACCAGCTGGTGATTATAAGTTAAGATTAATTGCTGTAAATGATGAAAATATCTGGAGCAAAGAGGAGGCCTCCTTAGCCATTACTGTATTACCCTATTGGTATGAATCCTGGTGGTTTAGAACAATTCTTGCATTTTCATTAATCCTAATTATAGGTTTAATCATTCAGTGGCGCTTTAATATTATTAAGAGCACAAATAGAAAACTTGAAGGTTTGGTTAAGAATAGAACTGAAGAAGTATTGGCTCAAAAGGAAGAAATTGAAAGCCAAAATGATAAATTACTTTCCAGAAATAACCGAATTGAACTTCTATTAAGAGAATTAAATCATAGAATTAAAAATAATCTTCAATTGGTATCAAGCATTCTTAATCTTCATAGTAGAAGTACAGATAATATTGATGCAAAAATGGCTCTAACTGAAGGTAAGTTAAGAATGCAAGCTCTATCATTATTACACCAAAAGTTATACATGACCGAAAAGTATACCGAGGTAAACTGTAAGGATTATATTAAAGAACTTCTAGACTATTTATCCATCGCCTTTAAAAGCAACTATTCTAATGTGGAGTTTATCCTTGATATAGACGATTTTAAACTCAATCTAGATCAAGCAGTTCCGCTTGGATTAATTTTGAATGAACTTGTCACTAATTCACTCAAGCACAGCGGAAAAGAAGAATTGAAAATTGAACTCCTTGCAAAAACAAACGCTGATAAAATAATGATCAATTTAAAAGATAATGGAGACGGTATAACTCAAGAACAGTTTGAGCAAAGTAGCTCTTTTGGTATCAGTATGATAAAGTCATTAGTTGATCAAATTGATGGTAGGTTAAGTGTGGGCTGTAAAGATGGACCTCATTTTAAATTAGAATTTATTAGTAAGGAAAACGATTAA
- the yidC gene encoding membrane protein insertase YidC, with translation MDKNQATGLILISILMIAYFWFFAEEPKIPENGEDTKIEQIDESQIETTRTPEVKEFKNDSTVNQELINQYGAFATVAKGESEITTFNTDKLQISFDTKGGRINSVELKDFETFDGKPITITQQADEEKELIFNTATGPVNLYDLYFELVDAPKRQITAGDTIQFKYVAQIDANKSIEQIYTLSGNQYEVGYAVAFNGFTNEILGDQLTLRWNKKMRKFEKDLEQSRVKATVNYYSETEGMDGLSERSEDDSEQLTEAVKWFSFKQNFFMEAIITDIPMNRAEFSTNIEDLSDDYVKRGTAKVEIAYSEFQNKAAEFKYYFGPNNYKALQKVAPDFEENVYLGWFPISLVNKYVIINVFYVLEKYISNYGVIIIILVLLIKLALSPLSYKSYVSMAKTKVLKPQLDEIKEKHGGDMQKAQADQMELYRKVGVNPLSGCIPLLLQMPILFAMFYFFPSSIELRQEAFLWASDLSTYDSIVNLPFEIPFYGDHVSLFTILMTASTLLITWSQGQVSSVQGPMKNIQYLMPIIFMFVLNSFPAALSFYYLIANLITFGQQTLIRRMIDEDKIIKILEENKKKNANKKTSKFQQRLQEAMKASEEAKKGKSKGKKK, from the coding sequence ATGGACAAAAATCAAGCAACAGGACTTATCCTGATTTCTATTTTAATGATAGCTTATTTTTGGTTTTTTGCAGAAGAACCAAAAATACCAGAAAATGGTGAGGATACTAAAATAGAACAAATCGATGAAAGTCAAATTGAAACAACAAGGACTCCAGAAGTCAAAGAATTTAAAAATGATTCTACTGTAAATCAAGAATTAATTAACCAATATGGTGCTTTTGCTACTGTGGCTAAAGGTGAATCTGAAATCACAACCTTTAATACAGATAAGCTTCAAATATCTTTTGATACTAAAGGAGGTAGAATCAACTCAGTTGAGCTAAAAGATTTTGAAACTTTTGATGGAAAACCAATTACCATAACGCAACAAGCTGATGAAGAAAAAGAGTTAATTTTTAATACGGCTACTGGTCCTGTAAACTTGTACGATCTTTATTTTGAATTAGTAGATGCACCTAAAAGACAAATTACTGCTGGTGATACTATTCAATTTAAATATGTTGCTCAGATTGACGCTAATAAAAGCATAGAGCAAATCTATACACTTTCAGGAAATCAATATGAAGTAGGCTATGCTGTTGCCTTCAATGGCTTTACTAATGAAATCTTAGGCGATCAACTTACGCTAAGATGGAATAAAAAAATGCGCAAGTTTGAAAAAGACCTTGAGCAAAGTAGAGTTAAAGCCACTGTAAACTATTATTCTGAAACTGAAGGAATGGATGGTTTAAGTGAGAGATCTGAAGATGATAGTGAACAATTGACTGAAGCTGTAAAATGGTTCTCATTCAAGCAAAACTTCTTCATGGAGGCTATCATCACTGACATTCCGATGAACAGAGCTGAATTTAGCACTAACATTGAAGATCTTTCAGATGATTATGTTAAAAGAGGTACTGCAAAAGTTGAGATCGCATATAGCGAGTTTCAGAATAAAGCTGCTGAATTCAAATATTATTTTGGTCCTAATAATTATAAGGCCTTACAAAAGGTCGCTCCTGATTTTGAGGAAAACGTTTACTTAGGATGGTTCCCAATTAGTTTAGTTAATAAGTACGTTATCATTAACGTATTTTATGTTTTAGAGAAATACATCAGTAATTATGGTGTAATTATTATTATACTAGTTTTATTAATCAAACTAGCATTATCGCCACTTTCTTATAAATCATATGTTTCAATGGCCAAAACCAAGGTATTGAAACCTCAATTAGATGAGATTAAGGAAAAGCATGGAGGTGATATGCAAAAAGCTCAGGCAGATCAGATGGAGCTCTATAGAAAAGTAGGGGTAAATCCACTTTCAGGTTGTATACCTCTCCTATTACAGATGCCTATTTTATTTGCCATGTTTTACTTCTTCCCGAGTTCAATTGAATTGAGACAAGAAGCATTCTTATGGGCGAGCGATTTATCAACTTATGATAGTATAGTAAACTTACCCTTTGAAATACCATTCTATGGAGATCACGTGAGTTTATTCACTATTTTAATGACTGCATCTACCCTACTGATTACTTGGTCGCAAGGTCAAGTGAGCTCAGTACAAGGACCAATGAAAAACATTCAATATTTAATGCCAATCATTTTTATGTTCGTATTAAATAGTTTCCCCGCAGCATTAAGTTTCTATTATTTAATCGCAAACCTTATCACATTTGGTCAGCAAACTTTAATCAGAAGAATGATTGATGAGGATAAAATCATTAAGATTTTAGAAGAGAATAAGAAAAAGAATGCTAACAAAAAGACTTCTAAATTTCAGCAAAGATTACAAGAGGCAATGAAGGCAAGTGAGGAAGCGAAAAAAGGAAAATCAAAAGGTAAAAAGAAATAA
- the tgt gene encoding tRNA guanosine(34) transglycosylase Tgt, whose protein sequence is MQFTISNKDKNSSARAGELTTAHGTIKTPIFMPVGTAGSVKAVHQRELKDDIQAQIILGNTYHLYLRPGLDVLQKAGGLHKFNGWDKPILTDSGGYQVYSLSGTRKIKEEGVTFKSHIDGSKHIFSPEGVMDIQRKIGADIIMAFDECTPYPCDYEYARKSMDMTHRWLDRCIQQFDNTEGLYGYEQSLFPIVQGSTYKDLRKRSAEEIASKNRVGNAIGGLSVGEPAEDMYEMTELVCDILPQDKPRYLMGVGTPANILECIALGVDMFDCVMPTRNARNGMLFTTEGIINIRNKKWEDDFSPIDPNLGTYVDTFYTKAYLRHLIHSKEILGAQIASIHNLTFYLWLVGEAREQIISGTFYDWKEKMVKKLMTRL, encoded by the coding sequence ATGCAATTTACTATTTCAAATAAAGATAAAAACTCAAGTGCCAGGGCAGGAGAACTGACAACAGCACATGGAACTATAAAGACACCGATATTTATGCCGGTGGGTACGGCTGGATCTGTGAAGGCAGTGCATCAGCGTGAATTAAAGGATGATATTCAAGCACAGATTATATTAGGAAATACGTATCACCTTTATTTAAGACCGGGATTGGATGTTTTACAAAAAGCAGGGGGGCTTCATAAATTTAATGGTTGGGATAAACCAATTTTAACTGATAGTGGTGGTTATCAGGTTTATAGTCTTTCTGGCACTAGAAAAATTAAGGAAGAAGGAGTAACTTTTAAATCTCATATCGATGGTTCTAAGCATATCTTTAGCCCTGAAGGAGTTATGGATATTCAGCGAAAAATAGGCGCTGATATCATTATGGCCTTTGATGAGTGTACACCTTATCCATGTGATTATGAGTATGCTCGAAAATCTATGGATATGACTCATAGATGGTTGGATAGATGTATTCAGCAATTTGACAATACAGAAGGCCTATATGGTTATGAACAATCTCTATTTCCTATTGTACAAGGAAGTACCTATAAAGATTTAAGAAAGCGTTCAGCTGAAGAAATTGCTTCAAAGAATAGAGTAGGAAATGCAATCGGAGGTTTATCAGTTGGTGAACCTGCTGAAGATATGTATGAAATGACTGAATTGGTTTGTGATATTCTCCCCCAGGATAAACCGAGGTATTTAATGGGAGTAGGTACTCCTGCTAATATATTAGAATGTATAGCACTGGGTGTTGATATGTTTGATTGCGTAATGCCAACCAGAAATGCAAGAAATGGAATGTTATTTACGACAGAGGGTATCATCAATATTAGAAATAAAAAGTGGGAAGATGATTTTTCTCCGATCGATCCTAATCTTGGTACTTATGTGGATACATTTTACACAAAAGCGTATTTAAGACATTTAATTCATTCTAAAGAAATACTTGGAGCTCAAATTGCGAGTATTCATAATTTAACTTTTTACCTTTGGCTAGTGGGTGAAGCTAGAGAACAGATTATCTCTGGCACATTTTATGATTGGAAGGAGAAAATGGTCAAAAAATTAATGACTCGTCTTTAA
- the rsmG gene encoding 16S rRNA (guanine(527)-N(7))-methyltransferase RsmG, which produces MDSSAIIEKYFIDLSEQQKAQFKELGSLYAEWNDKINVVSRKDIENIYEKHILHALAIAKFQDLSEKKILDVGTGGGFPGIPLAILFPDAEFTLVDSIGKKIKVVNAVIEALGLENVEAFHQRAEKTKGKFNFVVSRAVTRMKPFLHWVNQKIYSNKPEDNCGVIALKGGDLEEEMSEIKRMYQEVSISDYFEEEFFDTKKIIFVPF; this is translated from the coding sequence ATGGATAGTAGTGCTATTATAGAAAAATACTTTATTGATTTAAGTGAGCAACAAAAAGCCCAATTTAAAGAATTAGGAAGTTTATATGCTGAATGGAACGACAAAATAAATGTAGTTTCAAGAAAGGATATTGAAAACATTTATGAAAAGCATATACTCCATGCTTTAGCAATAGCTAAATTTCAAGATTTATCTGAAAAAAAAATCTTAGATGTTGGAACTGGAGGTGGTTTTCCTGGAATCCCTTTAGCAATTTTATTTCCCGATGCAGAATTCACTTTAGTGGACTCCATTGGCAAAAAAATTAAAGTTGTAAATGCAGTAATTGAAGCATTGGGATTAGAAAATGTTGAAGCATTTCATCAAAGAGCGGAAAAGACAAAAGGTAAATTCAATTTTGTAGTAAGTCGAGCTGTAACCAGAATGAAGCCATTCTTACATTGGGTTAATCAAAAGATTTATTCAAACAAGCCTGAAGATAATTGTGGCGTAATTGCCTTAAAAGGTGGAGATTTAGAGGAAGAAATGTCTGAAATTAAAAGAATGTATCAAGAAGTATCTATATCGGATTATTTCGAAGAAGAATTCTTTGATACTAAAAAAATCATATTCGTCCCATTCTAA